The Plasmodium vivax chromosome 13, whole genome shotgun sequence nucleotide sequence AAGGACAATCCGGTGTTTACCTTTCTCTTTAACACTTCGGATTTGTTTTACTACTACAAGTGGAGAGTCTTTTCTTTCGCTCAAGGAGATAGTTACAAAAATTGGAGAGCGGACCCGTTTCAGATGTTCGAAAATAGTTACGTGTATGTGCCACCCATCCAGAAGAACGCCAAAAAGGTCGCTccaaagaaggagaaaaggtAATATTTTATCGAGGGAGTTTCGCTCGCGGGTTGCAAAATGGTGTTTTAAGAAAGTGTGCGCGTGGGACGCGGTGACGAACGGAGGTGTTGACTCTTTTATCTGTTGCGGACCGGAATGGGAACATTCATCTAACACCTTTGAAACGTTTCACTTATCGGTAtgtttgcccattttttccccctttttttcaacaGCCGAaataagaagaacaaaatagacgagaaaaagaaggaaaagctaATTAACATTATAAACAACTTGAATAGGAAGAGGTAGGGAAGGGCATTACTCCGTTTAGCGCACCTCGCGAAGGAGTGCCCCTTTAGTTTATCTCCCACGCGcaagtgtatatatatatatatatatagctgTGCACATCCACTACACCGCTCGCTTCTTCTGCAGGGTGAGCATATGCCGCGCCATGATATTCTGCACACGGCACAGCGACTTCAGCGCGGACATTGTGAAGACCATTTCGAATTATTTGACCGATTTTAAGTACGACATGTTGAAAAAGGTACCAATGAgtgtttgcaaaattgtaGAGGCGTTTTTGCTCCGTTCATTTGGCTTTCTCGCGCACTGCCAACATATTAAGATGCGCGTTATCCCCGCCACACCGCATGCATATTAAGACGCGCGCCATTCCCtccactccttttttttgtgcccccccccgtgcagaTAAACCTGGTCTACTTGCTGTCGGACATCCTGTACAACTGCAGCAACCAGTTTTACTCGTCCTGGTCCTACCGCAAGCACATCGAAGAAGAGCTCCCTCggatatttttccattttcgaaaaaatatcaaaaagtgcgatagcaaaataaaggcaaAAATGTTCACAGATTCTATTATGAACATTTTTGACATGTGGGATGTGTGGGCAATTTATAGCTCCATCTTTATGAACGGTTTGAAGTGTCTGCTAACAAATAAGAAGctaaattatgtaaaaaatgaaattcacGAGTCGGGCTGTGAGACCGACTTGGATGGAacaaaaattgaatttttcgatgaaataaaaaggtaTCCCTTAAATATGAGGAgaaatgcatatttatatttccaAAAAGAGGAAACGCATTTAAATCGATTATGTGAACAAAGGGGTTTGTATTTTGACGACAGTTtcaaaagaaggaaaaaaattaaatatttaatactGTATGATGAATTTTGCAGTAACGTTAATAGTGCGCCAAACGAGATGGGAAATTTAAACGTGATGTTCCCCGGTGATGGCAAAAAGGTTCCTGCGTTTGTCAGCGATACGAGCGATGCTGCCTTCCACGCAGAGGAGAGGGGTTCCAATCATGTCTCTTGAAAGGGCAGCAGTGAGTGGCATCGCTGGAACGGTTTACTTTTTTACATTACACAGTTAATACGATGCGCATCATTTGCGTAGTAAAAGTTTGTAGGCACACACGAAGGCCGTACGGCACgtttttttggcatttttttaatattttttttacgtttctGCGTTTATCTGTCATGTGTTCACGTAGGTATGCACATGTCCGAACGTATGCGTAGCCAATATACGTGTTTCATGTTCCCTTCGTGTGTACCCTCACACGTGCGTTTAATGTTTAGACCAATTTAGCAATACGTGTGGCCAAATTCGTTTTGCAAagtttacccttttttttttaaccttctgCGCATAATTGTGCTTGCGCAGTTTCTTTCactttccatttcttttgTTTATCCTTTTTCGCACAAAAAGATAAAGCTGTTTTGGTTAAGTAAAAACGTACCATTTAACATTTGAATAACAGTCGAAAAGgacgttattttttttctgctacGCGATTgcgcgaaaagggaaaatgtgTTTATGGGAGATGAGCAACTGTTGCAACATTATTCATTCAGTAAAGATGAAGAGCCACTTTGGCGATATATAAATGTGATACggtttgaataaaaaaattacggcGTGATATTTATggcttctttctttttgccATGCTGGGAATATAGCGCCACAAAaatgtacgttttttttacttgaGCGGAAAGTtgaaaaatgattttttgaGCAGATTATGTTTACCGCGCGCAGTATGATCCTTTCACCTTCTATGGATTTCACCATTGGTGCGTGTTTTAAGGGGCCTAGCGGAAAAAATACCAGCTGCATCATGATGAGTACATTACACTATAAACATATGCGGTATAAATacgtgtactttttttttttaaaaccgcGTAAAATACTGCGTATGCTTGAATTACTCGCTTGATTTTACCGTTTTGGCTAccccatattttttatgcagCGTAAAGCAGAAAAATACCCCCATGgggattatatttttttttaaaagcgtCAGCTCGGTTCTGCGTTTTGGCCCCTTTGCAATATATATAGGCGCATTTCGACAAAACGGAACAAGCTTTTCTACATAACGCGCAGAgcatgtatatgcatacaagCGGGCACTTACCAGCAAGCGAATATATCCTACGCGCGTCAATTGGTGCATACAACTTTGCGAAAGGCTAGCAAAAATTGGGAATACGCACAAAGCCTTTTCGCCATCACCGTAGAGGCaatctttccccccccaccatTTACCACTTCAATCACCAGTGCGATGCCAAACTCGGCTTCGGATTACGCTTAAGCAGTTtttaagcaattttttttttaaccgcaTATATAGCAGTATATCGCTTCGTACACAAATAATGCGCATCATATTGCGCGCATATGTAGCAGCGATGCCGCAGTGCAAGAGCTTAAGCATATAATGTAATGTAATGCAATATAAcataatgtataattatgtacatttcatttttaaaaaaagggaaggttaaaaatgattaacgAATGAacgaaaattttttaagcaaaataaaattgcatccatttttatatttaaaaaaaacaaaatgcatacttttttttaatttcatttttctgtacaattttaataaacaggattgaaaattaaaaaaaagttccattttataattttaccaAACCAGATCagtatgcaaatttttataaacatcCCGCATGATGACTCCTTATGTATTGAGTCATCCAACGTTAGTAGCATCAGAAATGTGAAAGAGAAGATATCTGAGTTGAAAGGTTAGCAAAAAGGATATACATCGATCGCAgccgtttttttctccccctttgtgtgGGATCTCTGCTCATaatatgcttattttttttgtgtcatatatttatgcctCCACGTTTGTGTTAGCAGAACTGCGctcagtttttattttttgtttttgacTCGTGAAAGTTGTACATGCGGTGTCATTTTTTGAGCGGCTGTTTCTTCTGACCCGCGTGTGGAGTGTGGGCCAGGCTGCTCGCAGTGGCCAACCCAAGTGTACCACtctgtacgtatgtatgtatgtatgtatgtatgtatgcatttatgtatatttacaTATCAACTCacgcttttttcttttaacccAACAAAATCGCGTAGGTATCCCTTGTGAGGTGCAAAAGCTGTTCAAAAATGGCCGCCAATTGGAAGACGAAGAGCTTATCGAACTTGACGAGGCTGAATTTGTAAGttgaaaaagagaaagcaACAAAGATGGAGTAAAATGTGCACCGTCATTAAGCTATACATTCGTTGTAGGTGACGGTGTAATGAGTGTCCATTTGTAGCGTTGGTGGTACCTCCCCGAGTGGGTGACTCCCCCCCAATGTGTATGTTAAGTGAGCGTATGAACCTGTTGCATATTTGTGGCATCCCATTTGGTGACCATTGCAATGGAGTGTAAATAAGAAAGAGAAAAGTAGCAACTTATTTCGTAGCTTACTGCACGAATGAGTGAAGAGGCAGCTGCTACTTCGTTcccattaatatatatgtgtacgaGTGGGTGACCACACGTTTGTGCTGTATTGTGTGAACTACCTACGTGGTGCATTTTCCCACGAATGGTCTGCCTCgataatgtaaaatttttattttttatgatgaTAAAACATGTCAAAAAGCAAGTAGGGACATgagaatataaaatatgttcgAGTTTATAATatctgaaaaaataaaaatgtacattctGTTGCTTATCGTGTTTTTTTGTGCGCGTTATTTGGCGTAAGTGAAGTTTGTTGATTTGCCTACTATTTCGTTTGGAGCTGCATGGAAGTGTCTCTCTTGAGGGAGAATAGATACATGTCCCATTTTACATTATGCAGAGCTTGTAACGCTGTGAGTTTTCTCTCCTTGATGCACCATTTCATGTCATGCGAATTACTCATTTGTGTGACCTCCCTCCATTTATTGCAACCCCCTTCAGGAGTACACCATAGACTTAACGTTCGGATTACTTGGtggtggcaaaaaaaagaaaaagaaagtttACAAGAAacccaaaaaggagaaacataagaagaaaaaggtcAAATTGGCTGTACTTAAGTTTTACAAAGTTGGGGACGATGGAAAAGTGTTCAGATTGAAAAAGCAGTGTGACAATTGTGCACCTGGCACCTTGATGGCTGCTCATTTTAATAGGGAATACTGTGGAAGATGCCACCTCAccattatgaaaaaatagacCAATTAATATATCGCATAAGCGTTGTTTAAAGGCGTTTTTTCaataagtttttttcttttttcttacccCCATACGGCTTACCCTTtccgttttctttttttctttttttctttttttctttttttcttttttcctttttttttttttttaactgcatATTTAAAGAACATACGGTAAAAGGCTAAGAATTATGAATTAACAATGTTACAGTTTAATTAGTTAAAGAATGCACTCCGCGTGTTTTCTGTCCGGTGTTGTGCAATTGGCAGGGGCGAATGGGCAAATCGAAGCAACGGCGTGTGGGTAAAATAATGCCGGCGCGATTTGTGAAGGCTTAACGGCCCAGTGCAAGTGTACACATATCTGTTTCACTTGTGGTGAAGCGTGTTAAAGGTAGCCAACTGGGCGAACTGCGTCCATTTTTATGCCAGTATTAAGCGCTCTTCACCCTTCGCCACAAGGGGGGCACACATTATAGCGTTCAAAGCGCGCTCAAAAATGGTGAACAGttttaaggtaaaaaatgttccccT carries:
- a CDS encoding RNA binding protein, putative (encoded by transcript PVX_086295A), producing the protein MYAQLNRNKKKKKDIDDEKLNEQEAAKIYAEFVRSFEGSALEKGNKFVKSGKVLNPSSTQFVPAEDESRKKSKSKFSRGDYSYEEKKKKEEKTDNNKSGTGKVKEIDSFLEEIKLKQKILDERKILKEKAQLAKSEEEKLKIKRKLIEIEKNETLFSYAPKKDRVANLYLGNLSAEVTEEYLCQRFGKFGKVNSVKIMYPRTDEDKKKARISGFVCFENRDDAENARDALDGVEMFGNIVKVGWSKAIPKNLNTNKFEHNQFHYEKSNLYHSGSNKKIEILLPEDRKTKRIIDLLAKYVTEEGYTFEEAIKRNEKDNPVFTFLFNTSDLFYYYKWRVFSFAQGDSYKNWRADPFQMFENSYVYVPPIQKNAKKVAPKKEKSRNKKNKIDEKKKEKLINIINNLNRKRVSICRAMIFCTRHSDFSADIVKTISNYLTDFKYDMLKKINLVYLLSDILYNCSNQFYSSWSYRKHIEEELPRIFFHFRKNIKKCDSKIKAKMFTDSIMNIFDMWDVWAIYSSIFMNGLKCLLTNKKLNYVKNEIHESGCETDLDGTKIEFFDEIKRYPLNMRRNAYLYFQKEETHLNRLCEQRGLYFDDSFKRRKKIKYLILYDEFCSNVNSAPNEMGNLNVMFPGDGKKVPAFVSDTSDAAFHAEERGSNHVS
- a CDS encoding ribosomal S27a, putative (encoded by transcript PVX_086305A) is translated as MQIFINIPHDDSLCIESSNVSSIRNVKEKISELKGIPCEVQKLFKNGRQLEDEELIELDEAEFEYTIDLTFGLLGGGKKKKKKVYKKPKKEKHKKKKVKLAVLKFYKVGDDGKVFRLKKQCDNCAPGTLMAAHFNREYCGRCHLTIMKK